One segment of Nyctibius grandis isolate bNycGra1 chromosome 11, bNycGra1.pri, whole genome shotgun sequence DNA contains the following:
- the BNIP2 gene encoding BCL2/adenovirus E1B 19 kDa protein-interacting protein 2 isoform X2: MEGVEFKEEWQDEDFPRPLPEDDPVESDILAAAGTESEAEVNGTKVKKKLMAPDISLTLDHSEESVLSDDLDESGEIDLDDLDTPSENSNEFEWEDDLPKPKTTDVIRKGSLTEYTVAEEKDDGRRWRMFRIGEQDHRVDMKAIEPYKKVISHGGYYGDGLNAIVVFAVCFMPESSQPNYRYLMDNLFKYVIGTLELLVAENYMIVYLNGATTRRKMPSLGWLRKCYQQIDRRLRKNLKSLIIVHPSWFIRTLLAITKPFISSKFSQKIRYVFTLAELAELIPMEYVGIPECIKQVDQELNGKQEQKSEHIENDLRRSYWSVFKKSSPYLTMLLTLASSAASLYL, encoded by the exons ATGGAAGGTGTTGAGTTTAAGGAAGAATGGCAAGATGAAGATTTTCcaag GCCCCTGCCAGAGGATGATCCTGTTGAGTCAGATATATTGGCTGCAGCTGGAACAGAAAGTGAAGCTG aggtTAATGGAACCAAAGTGAAGAAGAAACTAATGGCTCCAGATATTAGCTTAACTTTGGATCACAGTGAGGAATCTGTTTTGTCTGATGACTTGGATGAGAGTGGAGAGATTGATTTGGATGATTTAGATACTCCTTCAGAAAATAGCAATGAGTTTGAATGGGAAG ATGAtcttccaaaaccaaaaactacTGATGTAATTAGGAAAGGATCACTTACTGAATACACTGTGGCAGAGGAGAAAGATGATGGTCGACGCTGGCGAATGTTTAGGATTGGAGAACAGGACCATAGGGTGGACATGAAGGCAATTGAACCATATAAAAAAGTTATCAGTCATGGTG gTTATTATGGTGATGGGTTAAATGCCATTGTTGTGTTTGCAGTTTGCTTTATGCCTGAAAGCAGCCAGCCTAACTACAGATACCTAATGGACAATCTATTTAA GTATGTTATTGGCACTTTAGAGCTGCTAGTAGCAGAGAACTATATGATAGTTTACCTGAATGGTGCGACAACACGGAGAAAAATGCCAAGTTTAGGCTGGCTTAGGAAATGTTACCAGCAAATTGATAGAAG GTTgaggaaaaatctgaaatcatTAATCATAGTTCATCCTTCTTGGTTCATCAGAACACTTCTGGCCATCACAAAACCTTTTATTAG CTCAAAATTCAGCCAAAAAATTAGGTATGTCTTTACCCTGGCAGAACTAGCTGAGCTCATCCCCATGGAATACGTTGGCATCCCAGAATGCATAAAACA AGTTGACCAAGAGCTGAACGGAAAACAGGAGCAGAAAAGCGAACA tattgaaaaTGATCTGAGGAGAAGCTACTGGAGTGTTTTCAAAAAGTCAAGTCCTTATCTTACCATGCTCCTTACTCTAGCTTCCTCAGCTGCTAGTTTGTATTTATGA
- the BNIP2 gene encoding BCL2/adenovirus E1B 19 kDa protein-interacting protein 2 isoform X7: MAPDISLTLDHSEESVLSDDLDESGEIDLDDLDTPSENSNEFEWEDDLPKPKTTDVIRKGSLTEYTVAEEKDDGRRWRMFRIGEQDHRVDMKAIEPYKKVISHGGYYGDGLNAIVVFAVCFMPESSQPNYRYLMDNLFKYVIGTLELLVAENYMIVYLNGATTRRKMPSLGWLRKCYQQIDRRLRKNLKSLIIVHPSWFIRTLLAITKPFISSKFSQKIRYVFTLAELAELIPMEYVGIPECIKQYEEEKFRKKQKRVDQELNGKQEQKSEHIENDLRRSYWSVFKKSSPYLTMLLTLASSAASLYL, translated from the exons ATGGCTCCAGATATTAGCTTAACTTTGGATCACAGTGAGGAATCTGTTTTGTCTGATGACTTGGATGAGAGTGGAGAGATTGATTTGGATGATTTAGATACTCCTTCAGAAAATAGCAATGAGTTTGAATGGGAAG ATGAtcttccaaaaccaaaaactacTGATGTAATTAGGAAAGGATCACTTACTGAATACACTGTGGCAGAGGAGAAAGATGATGGTCGACGCTGGCGAATGTTTAGGATTGGAGAACAGGACCATAGGGTGGACATGAAGGCAATTGAACCATATAAAAAAGTTATCAGTCATGGTG gTTATTATGGTGATGGGTTAAATGCCATTGTTGTGTTTGCAGTTTGCTTTATGCCTGAAAGCAGCCAGCCTAACTACAGATACCTAATGGACAATCTATTTAA GTATGTTATTGGCACTTTAGAGCTGCTAGTAGCAGAGAACTATATGATAGTTTACCTGAATGGTGCGACAACACGGAGAAAAATGCCAAGTTTAGGCTGGCTTAGGAAATGTTACCAGCAAATTGATAGAAG GTTgaggaaaaatctgaaatcatTAATCATAGTTCATCCTTCTTGGTTCATCAGAACACTTCTGGCCATCACAAAACCTTTTATTAG CTCAAAATTCAGCCAAAAAATTAGGTATGTCTTTACCCTGGCAGAACTAGCTGAGCTCATCCCCATGGAATACGTTGGCATCCCAGAATGCATAAAACA gtatgaagaagaaaagtttagaaagaaacagaaaag AGTTGACCAAGAGCTGAACGGAAAACAGGAGCAGAAAAGCGAACA tattgaaaaTGATCTGAGGAGAAGCTACTGGAGTGTTTTCAAAAAGTCAAGTCCTTATCTTACCATGCTCCTTACTCTAGCTTCCTCAGCTGCTAGTTTGTATTTATGA
- the BNIP2 gene encoding BCL2/adenovirus E1B 19 kDa protein-interacting protein 2 isoform X1, translated as MEGVEFKEEWQDEDFPRPLPEDDPVESDILAAAGTESEAEVNGTKVKKKLMAPDISLTLDHSEESVLSDDLDESGEIDLDDLDTPSENSNEFEWEDDLPKPKTTDVIRKGSLTEYTVAEEKDDGRRWRMFRIGEQDHRVDMKAIEPYKKVISHGGYYGDGLNAIVVFAVCFMPESSQPNYRYLMDNLFKYVIGTLELLVAENYMIVYLNGATTRRKMPSLGWLRKCYQQIDRRLRKNLKSLIIVHPSWFIRTLLAITKPFISSKFSQKIRYVFTLAELAELIPMEYVGIPECIKQYEEEKFRKKQKRVDQELNGKQEQKSEHIENDLRRSYWSVFKKSSPYLTMLLTLASSAASLYL; from the exons ATGGAAGGTGTTGAGTTTAAGGAAGAATGGCAAGATGAAGATTTTCcaag GCCCCTGCCAGAGGATGATCCTGTTGAGTCAGATATATTGGCTGCAGCTGGAACAGAAAGTGAAGCTG aggtTAATGGAACCAAAGTGAAGAAGAAACTAATGGCTCCAGATATTAGCTTAACTTTGGATCACAGTGAGGAATCTGTTTTGTCTGATGACTTGGATGAGAGTGGAGAGATTGATTTGGATGATTTAGATACTCCTTCAGAAAATAGCAATGAGTTTGAATGGGAAG ATGAtcttccaaaaccaaaaactacTGATGTAATTAGGAAAGGATCACTTACTGAATACACTGTGGCAGAGGAGAAAGATGATGGTCGACGCTGGCGAATGTTTAGGATTGGAGAACAGGACCATAGGGTGGACATGAAGGCAATTGAACCATATAAAAAAGTTATCAGTCATGGTG gTTATTATGGTGATGGGTTAAATGCCATTGTTGTGTTTGCAGTTTGCTTTATGCCTGAAAGCAGCCAGCCTAACTACAGATACCTAATGGACAATCTATTTAA GTATGTTATTGGCACTTTAGAGCTGCTAGTAGCAGAGAACTATATGATAGTTTACCTGAATGGTGCGACAACACGGAGAAAAATGCCAAGTTTAGGCTGGCTTAGGAAATGTTACCAGCAAATTGATAGAAG GTTgaggaaaaatctgaaatcatTAATCATAGTTCATCCTTCTTGGTTCATCAGAACACTTCTGGCCATCACAAAACCTTTTATTAG CTCAAAATTCAGCCAAAAAATTAGGTATGTCTTTACCCTGGCAGAACTAGCTGAGCTCATCCCCATGGAATACGTTGGCATCCCAGAATGCATAAAACA gtatgaagaagaaaagtttagaaagaaacagaaaag AGTTGACCAAGAGCTGAACGGAAAACAGGAGCAGAAAAGCGAACA tattgaaaaTGATCTGAGGAGAAGCTACTGGAGTGTTTTCAAAAAGTCAAGTCCTTATCTTACCATGCTCCTTACTCTAGCTTCCTCAGCTGCTAGTTTGTATTTATGA
- the GTF2A2 gene encoding transcription initiation factor IIA subunit 2, whose protein sequence is MAYQLYRNTTLGNSLQESLDELIQSQQITPQLALQVLLQFDKAINSALAQRVRNRVNFRGSLNTYRFCDNVWTFVLNDIEFREVTELVKVDKVKIVACDGKNTGSNTAE, encoded by the exons ATGGCGTACCAGCTGTATAGAAACACCACACTGGGGAACAGTCTTCAGGAGAGTCTGGATGAGCTCATACAG TCACAGCAGATCACGCCTCAGCTGGCCCTTCAGGTGCTACTTCAGTTTGATAAAGCTATAAATTCAGCACTGGCACAACGAGTCAGGAACAGAGTTAATTTCAGG GGGTCTCTGAATACATACAGGTTCTGTGACAACGTATGGACGTTTGTACTGAATGATATTGAATTTAGGGAGGTCACTGAACTTGTGAAAGTGGATAAAGTGAAAATAGTAGCATGTGATGGAAAAA acACTGGTTCCAATACTGCAGAATGA
- the BNIP2 gene encoding BCL2/adenovirus E1B 19 kDa protein-interacting protein 2 isoform X6: MEGVEFKEEWQDEDFPRPLPEDDPVESDILAAAGTESEAEVNGTKVKKKLMAPDISLTLDHSEESVLSDDLDESGEIDLDDLDTPSENSNEFEWEDDLPKPKTTDVIRKGSLTEYTVAEEKDDGRRWRMFRIGEQDHRVDMKAIEPYKKVISHGGYYGDGLNAIVVFAVCFMPESSQPNYRYLMDNLFKYVIGTLELLVAENYMIVYLNGATTRRKMPSLGWLRKCYQQIDRRLRKNLKSLIIVHPSWFIRTLLAITKPFISSKFSQKIRYVFTLAELAELIPMEYVGIPECIKQVDQELNGKQEQKSEQ, translated from the exons ATGGAAGGTGTTGAGTTTAAGGAAGAATGGCAAGATGAAGATTTTCcaag GCCCCTGCCAGAGGATGATCCTGTTGAGTCAGATATATTGGCTGCAGCTGGAACAGAAAGTGAAGCTG aggtTAATGGAACCAAAGTGAAGAAGAAACTAATGGCTCCAGATATTAGCTTAACTTTGGATCACAGTGAGGAATCTGTTTTGTCTGATGACTTGGATGAGAGTGGAGAGATTGATTTGGATGATTTAGATACTCCTTCAGAAAATAGCAATGAGTTTGAATGGGAAG ATGAtcttccaaaaccaaaaactacTGATGTAATTAGGAAAGGATCACTTACTGAATACACTGTGGCAGAGGAGAAAGATGATGGTCGACGCTGGCGAATGTTTAGGATTGGAGAACAGGACCATAGGGTGGACATGAAGGCAATTGAACCATATAAAAAAGTTATCAGTCATGGTG gTTATTATGGTGATGGGTTAAATGCCATTGTTGTGTTTGCAGTTTGCTTTATGCCTGAAAGCAGCCAGCCTAACTACAGATACCTAATGGACAATCTATTTAA GTATGTTATTGGCACTTTAGAGCTGCTAGTAGCAGAGAACTATATGATAGTTTACCTGAATGGTGCGACAACACGGAGAAAAATGCCAAGTTTAGGCTGGCTTAGGAAATGTTACCAGCAAATTGATAGAAG GTTgaggaaaaatctgaaatcatTAATCATAGTTCATCCTTCTTGGTTCATCAGAACACTTCTGGCCATCACAAAACCTTTTATTAG CTCAAAATTCAGCCAAAAAATTAGGTATGTCTTTACCCTGGCAGAACTAGCTGAGCTCATCCCCATGGAATACGTTGGCATCCCAGAATGCATAAAACA AGTTGACCAAGAGCTGAACGGAAAACAGGAGCAGAAAAGCGAACAGTAA
- the GCNT3 gene encoding beta-1,3-galactosyl-O-glycosyl-glycoprotein beta-1,6-N-acetylglucosaminyltransferase 3: MRLCERNPLAARRRCAALLGSLLLAAALALRSAPRPCPEAHPDAAADPRCRQRLYQALELFPGRRINCSGIVRGDEKALQEARLSNLEVANKRDSLTPDEYLNMTKDCSNFKETRRFIEFPLSQEEAEFPIAYSMVIHNKIEMFERLLRSLYAPQNVYCVHIDSKSPDAFQEAVRAIVACFPNVFVASRLEKVVYASWSRLQADLNCMQDLLQSPVPWRYVLNTCGTDFPIKTNAEIIRALKTLQGQNSMESEKPSAIKRERWQYHHKVGKFISRTATKKAPPPHNSPMFTGNAYFVVTRAFVQHIFENPTAQQFLEWAKDTYSPDEHVWATLNRMPGVPGAMPQNDKFQLSDMNALPRLVKWQYLEGDTSKGAPYPPCTGRHQRSVCIYGAGDVPWMLQQHHLLANKFDSMVDDAAIQCLEEHLRHRALYGSGL; encoded by the coding sequence ATGCGGCTGTGCGAGAGGAACCCcctggcggcgcggcggcgctGCGCGGCCCTGCTCggctccctgctgctggccgCCGCCCTGGCGCTGCGCAGcgccccccggccctgccccgaGGCCCACCCGGACGCCGCCGCCGACCCCCGCTGCCGCCAGCGCCTCTACCAGGCGCTGGAGCTCTTCCCCGGCAGGAGGATCAACTGCTCGGGCATCGTCCGCGGGGATGAGAAGGCCCTCCAGGAGGCCCGGCTGAGCAACCTGGAGGTTGCGAACAAAAGGGATTCCCTGACGCCCGATGAGTACCTGAACATGACGAAGGACTGCAGCAACTTCAAGGAGACCCGGCGGTTCATTGAGTTCCCGCTGAGCCAGGAGGAGGCAGAGTTCCCCATCGCCTACTCCATGGTAATCCACAACAAAATCGAGATGTTCGAGCGGCTCCTGCGGTCCCTCTACGCCCCCCAGAACGTCTACTGCGTCCACATTGACAGCAAGTCCCCGGACGCCTTCCAGGAGGCCGTGCGGGCCATCGTAGCCTGCTTCCCCAATGTCTTTGTGGCCAGCCGCCTGGAAAAGGTGGTCTATGCCTCCTGGTCTCGGCTGCAGGCCGACCTCAACTGCATGCAGGACCTGTTGCAGAGCCCTGTGCCATGGCGCTACGTCCTCAACACCTGTGGCACCGATTTCCCCATCAAGACCAACGCTGAGATCATCCGTGCCCTGAAGACGTTGCAGGGGCAAAACAGCATGGAGTCAGAGAAGCCCTCGGCCATCAAGCGGGAGCGCTGGCAGTACCACCACAAAGTGGGGAAGTTCATCTCCCGGACAGCCACAAAGAAAGCGCCACCACCCCACAACTCTCCCATGTTCACGGGCAACGCGTACTTTGTGGTCACGCGGGCCTTCGTGCAGCACATCTTCGAGAACCCCACGGCGCAGCAGTTCCTTGAGTGGGCCAAGGACACCTACAGCCCTGACGAGCACGTCTGGGCCACCCTCAACCGCATGCCTGGCGTGCCGGGCGCCATGCCCCAGAATGACAAGTTCCAGCTCTCGGACATGAATGCCCTGCCCCGCCTGGTCAAGTGGCAGTACCTGGAGGGTGACACCAGCAAGGGCGCGCCCTACCCGCCCTGCACCGGCAGGCACCAGCGCTCCGTCTGCATCTACGGGGCGGGCGACGTGCCCTGGAtgctccagcagcaccaccTCTTGGCCAACAAGTTCGACTCCATGGTTGACGATGCTGCCATCCAGTGTCTCGAGGAGCACCTGCGCCACAGAGCCCTCTACGGCTCGGGACTCTGA
- the BNIP2 gene encoding BCL2/adenovirus E1B 19 kDa protein-interacting protein 2 isoform X4 produces MEGVEFKEEWQDEDFPRPLPEDDPVESDILAAAGTESEAEVNGTKVKKKLMAPDISLTLDHSEESVLSDDLDESGEIDLDDLDTPSENSNEFEWEDDLPKPKTTDVIRKGSLTEYTVAEEKDDGRRWRMFRIGEQDHRVDMKAIEPYKKVISHGGYYGDGLNAIVVFAVCFMPESSQPNYRYLMDNLFKYVIGTLELLVAENYMIVYLNGATTRRKMPSLGWLRKCYQQIDRRLRKNLKSLIIVHPSWFIRTLLAITKPFISSKFSQKIRYVFTLAELAELIPMEYVGIPECIKQVDQELNGKQEQKSEHEQVKNSTSCCEELCAEKQ; encoded by the exons ATGGAAGGTGTTGAGTTTAAGGAAGAATGGCAAGATGAAGATTTTCcaag GCCCCTGCCAGAGGATGATCCTGTTGAGTCAGATATATTGGCTGCAGCTGGAACAGAAAGTGAAGCTG aggtTAATGGAACCAAAGTGAAGAAGAAACTAATGGCTCCAGATATTAGCTTAACTTTGGATCACAGTGAGGAATCTGTTTTGTCTGATGACTTGGATGAGAGTGGAGAGATTGATTTGGATGATTTAGATACTCCTTCAGAAAATAGCAATGAGTTTGAATGGGAAG ATGAtcttccaaaaccaaaaactacTGATGTAATTAGGAAAGGATCACTTACTGAATACACTGTGGCAGAGGAGAAAGATGATGGTCGACGCTGGCGAATGTTTAGGATTGGAGAACAGGACCATAGGGTGGACATGAAGGCAATTGAACCATATAAAAAAGTTATCAGTCATGGTG gTTATTATGGTGATGGGTTAAATGCCATTGTTGTGTTTGCAGTTTGCTTTATGCCTGAAAGCAGCCAGCCTAACTACAGATACCTAATGGACAATCTATTTAA GTATGTTATTGGCACTTTAGAGCTGCTAGTAGCAGAGAACTATATGATAGTTTACCTGAATGGTGCGACAACACGGAGAAAAATGCCAAGTTTAGGCTGGCTTAGGAAATGTTACCAGCAAATTGATAGAAG GTTgaggaaaaatctgaaatcatTAATCATAGTTCATCCTTCTTGGTTCATCAGAACACTTCTGGCCATCACAAAACCTTTTATTAG CTCAAAATTCAGCCAAAAAATTAGGTATGTCTTTACCCTGGCAGAACTAGCTGAGCTCATCCCCATGGAATACGTTGGCATCCCAGAATGCATAAAACA AGTTGACCAAGAGCTGAACGGAAAACAGGAGCAGAAAAGCGAACA tgaacaAGTGAAGAATAGTACTTCTTGCTGCGAGGAACTTTGTGCTGAGAAACAGTAG
- the BNIP2 gene encoding BCL2/adenovirus E1B 19 kDa protein-interacting protein 2 isoform X5 yields MEGVEFKEEWQDEDFPRPLPEDDPVESDILAAAGTESEAEVNGTKVKKKLMAPDISLTLDHSEESVLSDDLDESGEIDLDDLDTPSENSNEFEWEDDLPKPKTTDVIRKGSLTEYTVAEEKDDGRRWRMFRIGEQDHRVDMKAIEPYKKVISHGGYYGDGLNAIVVFAVCFMPESSQPNYRYLMDNLFKYVIGTLELLVAENYMIVYLNGATTRRKMPSLGWLRKCYQQIDRRLRKNLKSLIIVHPSWFIRTLLAITKPFISSKFSQKIRYVFTLAELAELIPMEYVGIPECIKQYEEEKFRKKQKRVDQELNGKQEQKSEQQC; encoded by the exons ATGGAAGGTGTTGAGTTTAAGGAAGAATGGCAAGATGAAGATTTTCcaag GCCCCTGCCAGAGGATGATCCTGTTGAGTCAGATATATTGGCTGCAGCTGGAACAGAAAGTGAAGCTG aggtTAATGGAACCAAAGTGAAGAAGAAACTAATGGCTCCAGATATTAGCTTAACTTTGGATCACAGTGAGGAATCTGTTTTGTCTGATGACTTGGATGAGAGTGGAGAGATTGATTTGGATGATTTAGATACTCCTTCAGAAAATAGCAATGAGTTTGAATGGGAAG ATGAtcttccaaaaccaaaaactacTGATGTAATTAGGAAAGGATCACTTACTGAATACACTGTGGCAGAGGAGAAAGATGATGGTCGACGCTGGCGAATGTTTAGGATTGGAGAACAGGACCATAGGGTGGACATGAAGGCAATTGAACCATATAAAAAAGTTATCAGTCATGGTG gTTATTATGGTGATGGGTTAAATGCCATTGTTGTGTTTGCAGTTTGCTTTATGCCTGAAAGCAGCCAGCCTAACTACAGATACCTAATGGACAATCTATTTAA GTATGTTATTGGCACTTTAGAGCTGCTAGTAGCAGAGAACTATATGATAGTTTACCTGAATGGTGCGACAACACGGAGAAAAATGCCAAGTTTAGGCTGGCTTAGGAAATGTTACCAGCAAATTGATAGAAG GTTgaggaaaaatctgaaatcatTAATCATAGTTCATCCTTCTTGGTTCATCAGAACACTTCTGGCCATCACAAAACCTTTTATTAG CTCAAAATTCAGCCAAAAAATTAGGTATGTCTTTACCCTGGCAGAACTAGCTGAGCTCATCCCCATGGAATACGTTGGCATCCCAGAATGCATAAAACA gtatgaagaagaaaagtttagaaagaaacagaaaag AGTTGACCAAGAGCTGAACGGAAAACAGGAGCAGAAAAGCGAACA GCAATGTTAA
- the BNIP2 gene encoding BCL2/adenovirus E1B 19 kDa protein-interacting protein 2 isoform X3 encodes MEGVEFKEEWQDEDFPRPLPEDDPVESDILAAAGTESEAEVNGTKVKKKLMAPDISLTLDHSEESVLSDDLDESGEIDLDDLDTPSENSNEFEWEDDLPKPKTTDVIRKGSLTEYTVAEEKDDGRRWRMFRIGEQDHRVDMKAIEPYKKVISHGGYYGDGLNAIVVFAVCFMPESSQPNYRYLMDNLFKYVIGTLELLVAENYMIVYLNGATTRRKMPSLGWLRKCYQQIDRRLRKNLKSLIIVHPSWFIRTLLAITKPFISSKFSQKIRYVFTLAELAELIPMEYVGIPECIKQYEEEKFRKKQKRVDQELNGKQEQKSEHEQVKNSTSCCEELCAEKQ; translated from the exons ATGGAAGGTGTTGAGTTTAAGGAAGAATGGCAAGATGAAGATTTTCcaag GCCCCTGCCAGAGGATGATCCTGTTGAGTCAGATATATTGGCTGCAGCTGGAACAGAAAGTGAAGCTG aggtTAATGGAACCAAAGTGAAGAAGAAACTAATGGCTCCAGATATTAGCTTAACTTTGGATCACAGTGAGGAATCTGTTTTGTCTGATGACTTGGATGAGAGTGGAGAGATTGATTTGGATGATTTAGATACTCCTTCAGAAAATAGCAATGAGTTTGAATGGGAAG ATGAtcttccaaaaccaaaaactacTGATGTAATTAGGAAAGGATCACTTACTGAATACACTGTGGCAGAGGAGAAAGATGATGGTCGACGCTGGCGAATGTTTAGGATTGGAGAACAGGACCATAGGGTGGACATGAAGGCAATTGAACCATATAAAAAAGTTATCAGTCATGGTG gTTATTATGGTGATGGGTTAAATGCCATTGTTGTGTTTGCAGTTTGCTTTATGCCTGAAAGCAGCCAGCCTAACTACAGATACCTAATGGACAATCTATTTAA GTATGTTATTGGCACTTTAGAGCTGCTAGTAGCAGAGAACTATATGATAGTTTACCTGAATGGTGCGACAACACGGAGAAAAATGCCAAGTTTAGGCTGGCTTAGGAAATGTTACCAGCAAATTGATAGAAG GTTgaggaaaaatctgaaatcatTAATCATAGTTCATCCTTCTTGGTTCATCAGAACACTTCTGGCCATCACAAAACCTTTTATTAG CTCAAAATTCAGCCAAAAAATTAGGTATGTCTTTACCCTGGCAGAACTAGCTGAGCTCATCCCCATGGAATACGTTGGCATCCCAGAATGCATAAAACA gtatgaagaagaaaagtttagaaagaaacagaaaag AGTTGACCAAGAGCTGAACGGAAAACAGGAGCAGAAAAGCGAACA tgaacaAGTGAAGAATAGTACTTCTTGCTGCGAGGAACTTTGTGCTGAGAAACAGTAG